The Geothermobacter ehrlichii genome includes the window CAGCGGCCGGCCGGTGACCGGCAGCTTCTACTATCATTACGCCCGGCTGATCGAGATTCTGTTTTCCCTGGAACGGATCGAGGAGCTGCTGGCGGACGGGATTCTGGTCGACCATCACATTCGCAGCCGGGCCGATGTCAACCAGAATGTCGGCATCGGCGTCAGCGAAGCGCCGCGCGGCACCCTGTTTCACCGCTACCGGGTCGATGACGACGGCATTCTCGAAGATGTCAACCTGCTGATCGCCACCGGCCAGAACAATCTGGCCATGAACCGCACCGTCCGCCAGCTTGCCCGGCATTTTATCCGCGACGGCAGGCTGGAGGAAGGCCTGCTCAACCGCATCGAGCACGGGATCCGCACCTTTGACCCCTGCTTGAGCTGTTCCACCCACGTGGTCGGCCAAATGCCCCTGCTGGTCGAACTGCGCGGACCCGGTGGTGAGCTGCTGGAGCGGATCGAACGGCGCTAGCGCGGCTTCTCGCCGGCACGATCGAAGACCGGGATTTCAGGCTGGCATGAAGGGAGTCGCTGCTGGATCCGTGTGCACCTGCCGGCAGCGGCTGTTTCCAGGCTGGGGCAGGCCGGTGCGGTCTGCCGACAGCGGCAGGAAGAGCGGTTTGCCGGCGGTGCCGGGCGGGCTTGGGAGGATCAGTTGCGCCTGCGGGCCTGCAGAGCCGCCCGGCAGATGGCGATGGCCGGGGTTTCACCGCGACCGGTGGCGATGGTCGAGCCGGTCTGCGGTTCGTAGACCACGTACTCGTAATGCCCCTTCGCGTCCTGCCCCTGGTAGCGGAAGCGGACTGCGAGGCGGCGCATCACCTGCCTGGCGGCGGTGATGCTGCGGGCCGGGTTGTTGGGATTGGACGGATCCCAGAGCCCGGCCGAAATCAGTTGTTCACGCATCTCTCTCTCCATCATTGACACAAGCAATCGGCCAGAAGGACCCGCGGCGGCTGTCGCTCAGGTTGGGGTGGTCCCGTCTGCCGGCAATCCGGAAGACTATAGTCAAAATCGTATACGCTGGCAAGGGGGCGCTGCCGGCCCAAGTCCACCCATTTCGGGATTAGGCGCCGTAAACAGGTGGTGGATTTGGGACCGCGACGGCGGTTGACTTGGCGCCTGTCGGAAACGTAGGATAAAAAGGTTGAACCCGAAGGGAAAATCCAGGATACGGGCCGGAGTACGGCCCGTTGCGGGAGCCGTCATGGCCTTGTTGAAAATCCACAGACATCCGGACCCGGTGCTGAAACAGGTGGCCGAGCCGGTGACCGAATTCGACGCCGGGCTGAAGCAGCTGGCCGAGGACATGCTTGAAACCATGTACGCCGCGCCTGGAGTCGGTCTGGCCGCGCCCCAGGTCGGGGTGTCGCGCCGTCTCATCGTTCTCGACTGCGGCCCGAAGGAGGAACGCCAGCCGATCGTGGCCGTCAATCCGGAAATCCTTTCCGGCGAAGGTTCCTGCTGCGAGGAGGAGGGCTGCCTGTCGGTCCCCGGCTACTATGCCAGGGTCGAGCGTCAGGCCCGGGTGAGGGTCCGCTTTCAGGACCTCGACGGTAAAA containing:
- the def gene encoding peptide deformylase; amino-acid sequence: MALLKIHRHPDPVLKQVAEPVTEFDAGLKQLAEDMLETMYAAPGVGLAAPQVGVSRRLIVLDCGPKEERQPIVAVNPEILSGEGSCCEEEGCLSVPGYYARVERQARVRVRFQDLDGKSREMDADGLLAICFQHEIDHLDGILFVDHLSPLKKSLFRKKYQKILEQLEEQL
- a CDS encoding BC1872 family protein; the encoded protein is MREQLISAGLWDPSNPNNPARSITAARQVMRRLAVRFRYQGQDAKGHYEYVVYEPQTGSTIATGRGETPAIAICRAALQARRRN